A genomic window from Methylorubrum extorquens includes:
- a CDS encoding TonB-dependent siderophore receptor yields MAATEALKAPRTQGVHGFYEPEAALAQILAGTSLVHRFTDEETVAIYRADWSAAPGAAAAEVVLDQLSVEGEASGERANGPVRGYVARVSASGTKTDTPIIETPQTVNVVGARQIQDEGATSLAQALAYTPGIASQAVGGFARTSDGFTIRGFPVETGNQGLLRDGLKLQSGVYDGTQEPYGLERLEVLKGAASILYGQLSPGGIVNAVSKHPLQTPYNELNVTIGQYNRKEVSGDFTGPLTPDGEWSYRLTGLFRDSDSYLAFTPDDKRYIAPAITWRPSSATSVTLLGYYQEINTRFQPPLSAVGVLLPNGSLPRFAVNRFYGEPSFDRFDARSGAIGYQVDHAFSDNVRLRHALRYYQSGVDWDYILPTSLLANRQVATRGVSLRNENATGIASDTSLETKFVFGETSHTLLAGIDYYHSFLNSERFSGTASNLNVYAPVYGVGSPVINYARNNGSKSTLDQVGLYVQDQIKFDRFVLLLGGRQDFASTQVLTYRTAAQLAQTDSAFSGRLGLLYLGDQGLAPYVSYSQSFQTFALTDRNGNPFQPTTGEQYEGGLRWDIPGANTLVSAAVYQIDQQNALVADPVSPAFSIQTGRVRSQGFETEVRTNYGPLQAVASYSYTDARQVRTTDPAALNQRIDLVPYHQAAVFGTYDMGLFGIAGLRLGGGVRYVGSANISGGVSFDTRAATLFDLVGTYDFGVADPTLNGWRAQLNLRNILDHAYVTCVTANGCRYSEPLNVFGTISYRW; encoded by the coding sequence GTGGCTGCGACAGAGGCGCTGAAGGCCCCCCGGACCCAAGGGGTTCATGGCTTCTACGAGCCCGAAGCGGCCCTCGCCCAAATCCTGGCCGGGACGAGCCTCGTCCACCGCTTCACGGATGAGGAGACGGTCGCGATCTACCGGGCGGACTGGAGTGCCGCCCCAGGCGCCGCGGCCGCGGAAGTTGTTCTGGACCAGCTCTCCGTCGAGGGCGAAGCATCGGGGGAACGCGCCAACGGCCCCGTGCGTGGGTACGTGGCGCGGGTCAGCGCTTCGGGGACGAAAACCGACACACCCATCATCGAGACACCCCAGACGGTGAATGTCGTCGGCGCCCGCCAGATCCAGGACGAAGGAGCGACGTCGCTCGCTCAGGCGCTCGCCTACACGCCGGGCATCGCCAGCCAAGCCGTTGGCGGCTTTGCCAGGACCTCCGACGGCTTCACGATCCGCGGCTTCCCCGTGGAGACGGGCAATCAAGGCCTGTTGCGCGACGGATTGAAGCTTCAGTCGGGCGTCTACGACGGAACACAGGAGCCCTACGGGCTGGAGCGCCTCGAAGTGCTCAAGGGCGCCGCCTCGATCCTGTACGGCCAGCTCTCACCGGGCGGCATCGTCAACGCCGTGAGCAAACACCCGCTCCAGACGCCCTACAATGAGCTTAATGTCACCATCGGACAATATAACCGGAAGGAGGTATCGGGCGACTTCACCGGTCCGCTCACGCCCGACGGGGAGTGGTCCTACCGGTTGACCGGTCTATTCCGCGACAGTGACAGTTATCTTGCCTTCACGCCGGACGACAAGCGTTACATCGCTCCTGCGATCACTTGGCGTCCATCGAGCGCCACCTCCGTCACATTGCTTGGCTATTATCAGGAGATCAACACACGTTTCCAGCCCCCGCTCTCGGCGGTCGGCGTGCTGCTCCCGAACGGATCCCTCCCACGATTCGCAGTGAATCGATTCTACGGCGAACCGAGCTTTGATCGCTTCGATGCCCGCTCCGGGGCGATCGGCTACCAAGTCGACCATGCCTTCTCGGACAACGTGAGGCTGCGTCACGCCCTACGCTACTACCAGTCCGGCGTCGACTGGGACTACATCCTGCCGACTTCACTCCTGGCTAATCGGCAGGTCGCGACCCGCGGTGTCAGCTTGCGCAACGAGAATGCCACAGGTATCGCCTCCGATACCTCGCTAGAGACAAAATTCGTTTTCGGTGAGACCAGCCATACCCTGCTGGCCGGTATTGATTACTACCACAGCTTCCTCAACTCTGAGCGCTTTTCCGGCACCGCGAGCAACCTCAACGTCTACGCACCAGTCTACGGGGTCGGCAGTCCCGTCATCAACTACGCGCGCAACAACGGCTCGAAGAGCACGCTCGATCAGGTCGGTCTCTACGTCCAAGACCAGATCAAGTTTGATCGCTTCGTGCTCCTCCTCGGCGGCCGGCAGGATTTTGCCAGCACGCAAGTGCTGACCTACCGCACCGCCGCTCAGCTCGCGCAGACCGACAGCGCCTTCAGCGGGCGACTCGGGCTGCTCTATCTCGGCGATCAAGGGCTGGCGCCCTACGTCTCTTATAGTCAATCCTTCCAAACCTTCGCCCTCACGGATCGGAACGGTAACCCGTTCCAGCCGACGACGGGCGAGCAGTACGAGGGTGGGCTGCGCTGGGATATTCCAGGGGCCAACACTCTCGTCAGTGCCGCCGTCTATCAGATCGATCAGCAGAACGCGCTGGTGGCGGATCCCGTTAGCCCCGCTTTTAGTATTCAGACGGGCCGCGTCCGCTCACAAGGCTTCGAGACGGAAGTACGGACGAATTATGGACCGCTTCAGGCTGTGGCGTCCTATTCCTATACAGACGCACGGCAAGTGCGCACCACCGATCCGGCGGCCCTGAACCAACGAATTGATCTCGTCCCCTACCATCAAGCGGCCGTCTTCGGCACCTATGACATGGGCCTGTTCGGAATCGCCGGGCTGCGGCTCGGTGGCGGCGTGCGCTATGTCGGAAGTGCCAACATCTCGGGCGGGGTCAGCTTCGATACCCGCGCCGCAACTCTGTTCGACCTCGTGGGAACCTACGATTTCGGCGTTGCGGATCCGACCCTGAACGGTTGGCGCGCTCAGTTAAACCTTCGAAACATCCTCGATCACGCGTATGTCACCTGCGTGACCGCAAATGGCTGCCGCTACAGCGAACCATTGAATGTCTTCGGCACGATCTCGTATCGATGGTAA
- a CDS encoding TerD family protein, with amino-acid sequence MSLSKGGNVSLSKEEPNLSKILIGLGWDNRKTDGKDFDLDASLFMLSDAGRCSNDAGFIFYNNKESADGSVKHHGDNRTGEGDGDDEKISVVLGKVGSDVQRLAVTVTIHEASERGQNFGQVQNAFIRVVNEDTGREIARYDLGEDYSTETAMVFGEIYRHGGEWKFKAIGQGYAGGLKAMATQYGINVG; translated from the coding sequence GTGAGCCTCAGCAAGGGCGGCAATGTCAGCCTGTCCAAGGAAGAACCAAATCTTTCCAAGATCCTAATCGGGCTTGGCTGGGATAATCGCAAGACGGATGGGAAGGATTTCGACCTCGACGCTTCGCTCTTCATGCTCAGCGATGCCGGCCGGTGTTCGAATGACGCAGGGTTCATTTTCTACAACAACAAGGAATCGGCCGACGGGTCGGTGAAGCACCACGGGGACAACCGCACCGGCGAGGGTGACGGGGACGACGAGAAGATCAGCGTCGTTCTCGGCAAGGTCGGCTCCGATGTGCAGAGGCTTGCAGTCACCGTGACGATCCATGAGGCGAGCGAGCGAGGCCAGAATTTCGGTCAGGTCCAGAACGCGTTCATTCGTGTGGTCAACGAGGACACCGGGCGCGAGATTGCCCGCTACGATCTCGGCGAAGACTATTCGACGGAGACCGCGATGGTGTTCGGCGAAATCTATCGCCACGGCGGCGAGTGGAAGTTCAAGGCAATCGGACAAGGCTACGCGGGTGGCCTGAAGGCCATGGCAACCCAGTACGGCATCAACGTCGGCTGA
- a CDS encoding TerD family protein — MTTLTMGGNAPVPSGDLMVVVEWASTPGLDEIDAAAFLLGADGRVSGDADMIFYGQKGDGAVRFERVPGHVPDRDASVFHIKTALLPDRVQRVAFSGTIHGARETGMHFGKIAGLRISVQSAQGDAVAFIPPPASNGETALVLGELYRRDAGWKFKAVGQGFASGLASLASAYGVDVEDAAVASPPPAPKPQPVAPAPVSPPTPKPINLSKVSLTKERPTVSLEKRSDYGDVTVNLNWSRAKTGGLSGLLQRGGGGIDLDLGCLYELTDGSIGCVQALGNSFGRLDREPFVALDSDDRSGASVDGEWMRVNGRYFTNIQRLLVFAFIYDGVPNWARTDGVVTVRVPGEGPVEVRMEEGSNAKRMCAVALIENDAGRMRISREVAYFRGHDDMDTAYGWGLRWKAGSKN; from the coding sequence ATGACCACTCTCACGATGGGCGGGAACGCCCCTGTGCCCAGCGGCGACCTCATGGTTGTCGTGGAATGGGCTTCGACACCGGGTCTCGACGAAATCGACGCAGCCGCCTTCCTGCTTGGCGCGGACGGGCGCGTGTCGGGTGACGCGGACATGATTTTCTATGGCCAGAAAGGCGATGGCGCCGTTCGCTTCGAGCGCGTACCCGGCCATGTGCCCGACCGTGACGCTTCCGTCTTCCACATCAAGACGGCGCTACTCCCGGATCGCGTTCAGCGGGTGGCATTCAGCGGGACGATACACGGTGCCCGGGAAACCGGGATGCATTTCGGAAAGATCGCAGGCCTCCGCATCTCCGTTCAATCGGCACAAGGCGATGCTGTCGCATTCATTCCACCTCCGGCCTCCAACGGCGAGACCGCGTTGGTTCTCGGCGAACTCTACCGCCGGGACGCAGGCTGGAAGTTCAAGGCGGTCGGACAGGGTTTTGCCAGCGGCCTTGCCTCTCTTGCGAGTGCCTACGGCGTCGACGTGGAGGATGCCGCAGTTGCATCTCCGCCGCCGGCACCCAAGCCGCAACCTGTCGCCCCTGCACCCGTCTCGCCACCGACACCGAAGCCGATCAATCTTTCCAAGGTCAGCTTGACCAAGGAACGTCCGACCGTTTCGTTGGAGAAGCGGTCGGACTACGGAGATGTGACGGTCAACCTCAATTGGAGCAGGGCAAAGACCGGCGGACTTTCCGGGCTGCTCCAGCGCGGTGGTGGCGGGATCGACCTGGATCTCGGTTGCCTCTACGAGTTGACCGACGGATCGATCGGTTGCGTCCAGGCGCTGGGGAACAGTTTCGGCCGGCTCGACCGGGAGCCATTCGTGGCCCTCGATTCCGACGACCGCTCCGGCGCTTCCGTCGACGGCGAGTGGATGCGGGTGAACGGCCGGTACTTCACCAACATCCAGCGCCTGCTCGTTTTCGCTTTCATCTACGACGGCGTGCCCAACTGGGCTCGCACCGACGGTGTGGTGACCGTGCGGGTCCCGGGCGAAGGCCCCGTCGAAGTTCGTATGGAAGAGGGATCGAACGCCAAACGCATGTGCGCCGTGGCGTTGATCGAGAACGACGCAGGCCGGATGCGGATCTCCCGGGAGGTCGCGTACTTCCGAGGGCACGACGACATGGATACCGCTTATGGCTGGGGGCTACGCTGGAAAGCGGGTTCGAAGAACTGA
- a CDS encoding TerD family protein → MPVNLSKGGTVSLSKEAPGLAAILAGLGWDNRVSDGKPFDLDASVFLLGADGKCAGDAAFIFYNNKKSADGSVEHMGDNTTGQGDGDDEVVKIDLAKVPEAITRLVFAVTIHEAKERSQNFGQVQNAYIRVVNQAGGAELAKYDLSEDASTETAMVFGEVYRHNGEWKFKAVGQGFAGGLGDLARSYGINA, encoded by the coding sequence ATGCCTGTGAACCTGAGCAAGGGGGGCACCGTCTCGCTCTCCAAGGAAGCCCCCGGCCTCGCTGCCATTCTCGCTGGCCTCGGGTGGGATAACCGCGTCTCGGACGGCAAGCCCTTCGACCTGGATGCCTCCGTGTTCCTGCTCGGAGCCGACGGGAAGTGTGCCGGTGACGCGGCGTTCATCTTCTACAACAACAAGAAGTCTGCCGATGGTTCAGTCGAGCATATGGGCGACAACACGACGGGGCAGGGCGACGGCGACGACGAAGTCGTGAAGATCGATCTTGCCAAGGTTCCCGAAGCGATTACGCGCCTCGTGTTTGCCGTGACGATCCATGAAGCGAAAGAGAGAAGCCAAAATTTCGGGCAGGTGCAAAACGCCTACATCCGCGTGGTCAACCAAGCCGGGGGCGCGGAACTCGCCAAGTACGATCTATCGGAAGACGCCTCGACCGAGACCGCGATGGTGTTCGGCGAGGTTTATCGCCACAACGGCGAGTGGAAGTTCAAGGCTGTCGGACAAGGGTTCGCGGGCGGCCTCGGGGACCTTGCCCGGTCCTACGGCATCAACGCCTGA
- a CDS encoding trypsin-like peptidase domain-containing protein has translation MGTSLIIGQNRPIAAPRVQFEAIGLPSGFALAAIPQGPSPALPWHLGSPPRHYLLDFGAGRREVDLEALGSGTDSVLLVVYAVRGVRTLSAAAEARFTVDGSVLTPAADVGRLTEIVFARLYRHGGGWKLRALSEGTSRGLAYLGRLHGVIIDDDGEPVPLPPVPPPSDERSAGAPAWTGTGFLVAPGLMITNAHVVEGARTLVAAGFEGRTSAEPVIIDANCDLALVRLQADVAGTPLPFRTGHGPSLGETAITLGYPLAGFLGSGPQVANGSVSGLLGPSEDARILQITTPIQGGSSGGPVLDTRGRVIGVVTASLQGAQNVNFAVRGCLAQALVEAAGLSALLANDDRPEADVAGVARIARGAVWRLEARR, from the coding sequence ATGGGCACGAGCCTCATTATCGGCCAGAACCGTCCTATCGCGGCCCCCCGCGTCCAGTTCGAGGCAATAGGCCTCCCATCAGGCTTCGCTCTGGCAGCGATCCCGCAGGGCCCGTCGCCAGCTCTGCCTTGGCATCTTGGCTCGCCACCACGTCATTATCTGCTGGATTTCGGCGCTGGACGTCGTGAGGTCGATCTGGAAGCGCTCGGAAGCGGCACGGACAGCGTTCTGCTCGTTGTGTACGCGGTGCGTGGCGTGCGAACGTTATCTGCTGCCGCCGAAGCTCGGTTCACCGTCGACGGATCCGTTCTGACGCCTGCGGCCGATGTCGGGCGCCTTACCGAGATCGTCTTTGCCCGCCTGTATCGGCATGGGGGTGGCTGGAAGCTGCGAGCACTCTCCGAAGGCACCTCGCGCGGGCTTGCCTACCTGGGGCGGCTCCATGGCGTCATCATCGACGACGATGGCGAGCCGGTGCCGCTTCCGCCAGTTCCACCCCCATCCGACGAGAGGTCTGCCGGAGCCCCCGCCTGGACCGGTACCGGCTTTCTCGTAGCTCCGGGGCTGATGATCACCAATGCTCATGTCGTCGAAGGCGCGCGCACTCTCGTAGCCGCGGGGTTCGAGGGGCGCACGTCGGCGGAGCCTGTCATCATCGATGCCAATTGCGACCTCGCGCTGGTGCGCCTGCAGGCCGATGTCGCTGGCACACCCTTGCCGTTCCGGACCGGTCACGGTCCATCTCTTGGCGAGACGGCGATCACCTTGGGCTATCCACTCGCCGGTTTCCTGGGGTCGGGTCCGCAGGTCGCGAATGGATCGGTATCCGGGCTCCTCGGTCCATCGGAGGATGCGCGGATCCTGCAGATCACGACGCCAATCCAAGGTGGGTCGAGCGGGGGGCCTGTCCTCGACACCCGAGGCCGCGTCATCGGCGTCGTAACGGCTTCGCTCCAAGGAGCGCAGAACGTGAACTTCGCTGTACGGGGCTGCCTCGCCCAGGCCCTCGTCGAGGCAGCCGGCCTCAGCGCTTTGTTGGCGAACGACGACCGGCCGGAGGCTGATGTGGCGGGAGTCGCCCGTATCGCACGCGGTGCCGTGTGGCGATTGGAGGCGAGACGGTGA
- a CDS encoding tellurite resistance TerB family protein, protein MSALNWIKAQGEAASSALKGEIARFNNRKFMQGAVAIGVAIAAADGTIDQDEKRKLYGVFQNLEALKAFKWDTVQPLFDELKGKYDFDAEIGLAEAMKYVGALRNDPAAARQLIRIGIMVGGADGTFDAKEKDVVRKACHELGLSPADFEL, encoded by the coding sequence ATGAGCGCACTGAATTGGATCAAGGCACAAGGCGAGGCAGCATCGTCTGCGCTCAAGGGCGAAATCGCCCGCTTCAATAATCGAAAGTTCATGCAGGGCGCAGTCGCCATCGGGGTGGCCATCGCCGCGGCGGACGGAACTATCGACCAGGACGAGAAGCGCAAGCTTTATGGCGTGTTCCAGAACCTGGAGGCTTTGAAGGCTTTCAAATGGGACACCGTGCAGCCGCTCTTCGATGAGCTGAAGGGCAAGTATGACTTCGACGCCGAAATCGGTCTCGCAGAGGCGATGAAGTACGTCGGGGCACTTCGCAATGACCCAGCCGCGGCCCGCCAGCTGATCCGTATCGGCATCATGGTCGGCGGTGCGGACGGCACCTTCGACGCCAAGGAGAAGGACGTGGTGCGTAAAGCCTGCCATGAGCTTGGCCTGTCGCCGGCCGACTTCGAACTTTGA
- a CDS encoding TerD family protein — protein sequence MTKGSSISLTKQAPSLARISMGLGWDPAKKGGGFLGKLFGGGGSDSIDLDASCLAFAGGRHVDTAYFGRLDILGGAIHHNGDNLTGDGDGDDEVIDIDTTRLPAEIDALVLTVNSFRGQTFDEVDNAFCRVVDQSNGRELARFTLAEKGRHTGVVMAVLRRAGSSWDMQAIGRSAHGRTAADLVGPARECL from the coding sequence TTGACCAAGGGCAGTTCGATCTCGCTCACCAAGCAAGCTCCAAGTCTCGCAAGGATCAGTATGGGCCTCGGGTGGGATCCCGCGAAGAAAGGTGGCGGGTTCCTAGGCAAGCTTTTTGGCGGCGGCGGCAGCGATTCCATCGACTTGGATGCCTCTTGCCTAGCCTTCGCAGGCGGGCGCCATGTCGATACCGCCTATTTTGGCCGCCTCGACATCCTTGGTGGCGCGATCCACCACAATGGCGACAATCTGACGGGCGACGGCGATGGCGACGATGAGGTGATCGATATCGACACCACGCGCCTACCTGCGGAGATCGACGCCCTCGTTCTGACCGTGAACTCCTTTCGCGGCCAGACCTTCGATGAGGTCGACAACGCCTTCTGCCGGGTCGTGGACCAATCCAATGGCAGGGAGCTCGCTCGCTTCACTCTGGCGGAGAAGGGGCGCCACACCGGCGTCGTCATGGCCGTCCTCCGTAGGGCCGGCAGCTCGTGGGACATGCAGGCGATAGGCCGGTCCGCACACGGACGTACGGCGGCCGATCTTGTCGGGCCTGCCCGGGAATGTCTCTGA
- a CDS encoding tyrosine-type recombinase/integrase: MPRRASVDRAYLEQHGRHWRVSVNVPAAVKDIIGRPKLRHDLGTDSLRTANLLKGPYIARFKAQIQEALTTVGRQKQSTTREAMELAKWAREAKERNTSREDWDEYHQIISERTVEIRTRNAMPVELPAIDDDGPGLGWINKPEDVAEARRFGRIAYQAGTPFAEFHEEYLKGSQVAARTKADDERSLRLLLQWLQNENVDPEIERITPLRAHAFAKRLPTLADVAPATCNKYLSRLSSFWAYLATVTEVAASNPWVGVALRKTGPKSGEEERPFTDTEVAKLLLGPASPHMLDLMYIGALTGARLDAIVDLKVQDTANRVILFQARKTETHARYVPIHPLLEPVIAKRCQGKAPEDDLFPEWPPVRKVGSMRERPFKASNHFTDYRRLVGVDEVVAGKRRARVNFHSFRRWFISRAEQAGVATAMISAIVGHKHGSITLDVYSEGTTMQRARRAVAKVKLPPLDGSPIREIQTVRARVRSA, translated from the coding sequence ATGCCGCGCCGCGCCTCCGTCGATCGAGCCTACCTTGAGCAGCATGGCAGGCATTGGCGTGTCAGCGTGAACGTGCCTGCCGCAGTCAAGGACATCATCGGGCGACCGAAGCTTCGACACGATCTCGGCACCGATTCCCTGCGGACCGCCAATCTTCTGAAAGGTCCCTACATCGCCCGCTTCAAGGCCCAGATCCAAGAGGCCCTCACCACGGTCGGTCGTCAGAAGCAGTCGACGACCCGGGAGGCGATGGAACTGGCGAAGTGGGCCCGGGAGGCCAAGGAGCGCAACACCTCGCGGGAGGACTGGGACGAGTACCATCAGATCATCTCGGAACGGACCGTCGAGATCCGGACACGGAACGCCATGCCCGTCGAACTGCCTGCGATCGATGATGACGGCCCCGGGCTCGGATGGATCAACAAGCCGGAGGATGTCGCGGAGGCCCGGCGCTTCGGGCGCATTGCCTATCAGGCCGGGACTCCGTTCGCCGAGTTCCATGAGGAGTATTTGAAGGGATCCCAGGTCGCGGCCCGGACGAAGGCCGATGACGAACGATCTCTTCGGCTTCTCCTACAATGGCTCCAGAATGAGAATGTTGACCCAGAGATCGAGCGCATCACCCCTCTGCGCGCGCACGCCTTCGCAAAAAGATTGCCCACGCTCGCCGACGTCGCACCGGCGACATGCAACAAGTACCTGTCGCGGCTATCCTCGTTCTGGGCTTACCTGGCAACCGTGACCGAGGTCGCCGCCTCGAATCCCTGGGTCGGCGTCGCTCTTCGGAAAACAGGCCCGAAGTCCGGCGAGGAAGAGCGTCCATTCACAGACACTGAGGTCGCCAAGTTGCTGCTTGGGCCCGCCTCCCCCCACATGCTCGACCTCATGTACATCGGTGCACTGACCGGGGCGCGTCTCGACGCGATCGTAGACCTCAAGGTCCAGGACACCGCCAACCGCGTCATCCTGTTCCAGGCGCGCAAGACGGAGACGCACGCCCGCTACGTGCCGATCCACCCTCTTCTGGAACCTGTCATCGCCAAGCGTTGCCAGGGCAAGGCTCCCGAGGACGACCTGTTTCCCGAGTGGCCGCCGGTGAGGAAGGTCGGCTCCATGCGCGAGCGCCCCTTCAAGGCTTCCAACCATTTCACCGATTACAGGCGTCTCGTCGGCGTGGACGAGGTCGTGGCAGGGAAGCGACGCGCCCGCGTGAACTTCCACAGCTTCCGGCGTTGGTTCATCTCGCGGGCCGAGCAGGCCGGGGTTGCGACCGCGATGATCTCCGCCATCGTCGGCCACAAGCACGGTTCGATCACACTGGACGTGTACAGCGAAGGGACGACGATGCAGCGAGCCCGAAGGGCGGTCGCCAAAGTGAAGCTCCCTCCCCTCGACGGCAGTCCGATCCGTGAGATCCAGACAGTCCGCGCGCGAGTGCGGTCAGCATAA
- a CDS encoding DUF1523 family protein gives MKIQGPRSKVRRRIALAAATVIIMAPIGLALDFYLPSHRLVRVLNSDVYLQGRGKKDRTTGVYQIFTEDPDTRRQHVYHNEDTGWGFPFYFKFNSADVQSTAASIASDASQDGNYALVTSYGWRVNLLSMFPNVTAIRRVPRGYVPVPWFNIAFFTILAAVIAWLAYLYRRWRHLRIAPPEAVRRIPQ, from the coding sequence ATGAAAATTCAAGGTCCCCGAAGCAAGGTCCGCCGCCGCATCGCTCTCGCTGCGGCGACCGTGATCATCATGGCCCCTATAGGGCTTGCGTTAGACTTTTACCTGCCGTCCCATCGCCTCGTTCGGGTGCTGAACTCGGACGTTTATCTGCAAGGGCGTGGCAAGAAGGATCGAACGACGGGGGTCTACCAGATCTTCACCGAAGATCCGGATACACGGCGACAGCACGTATACCACAACGAGGATACCGGCTGGGGCTTTCCATTCTACTTCAAGTTCAACTCTGCTGATGTCCAGTCGACCGCAGCGTCAATCGCCTCCGACGCATCACAGGACGGCAACTACGCCCTCGTTACGTCCTATGGCTGGCGGGTGAACCTGCTTTCGATGTTTCCCAATGTCACGGCTATCCGCCGCGTCCCGCGTGGCTACGTGCCGGTGCCCTGGTTCAACATCGCATTCTTTACAATCCTCGCTGCCGTGATCGCTTGGCTCGCCTACCTGTACCGCCGCTGGCGCCACCTGCGGATCGCGCCGCCGGAAGCCGTTCGCAGGATCCCCCAATGA
- a CDS encoding DUF475 domain-containing protein yields MAANLKYFRYAIGLSALMFVALAFAEGGVALLPLAMVLAIMELAVSFDNAIVNAKVMERMSPFWRQAFITVGIFIAVFGMRFYLPIQIVSWLGGLSLSEASRLAYADPGRFAQILISSHAIVSGFGGAFLMMIFLKFFIDSEREGNWLPGVESVLGHLGHLEGIQILITGVAAGFTAYLMPEGKGVAFFVAAMAGIGTHITVDLIKEGLEAIDLRMQERSGATGGQALATGGLGMFLYLEIFDASMSFDGVIAAFAITNNILVVAVGLGVGAVFVRSLTLLFFDTKSLAEYRYLEPGAFWAIGGLSAFMFIAAVTHVPEWLISAYGGAVIVIAFIHSVVANRGDSARNAGLGLSEAVERKIGSPEASRASA; encoded by the coding sequence GTGGCCGCGAATTTGAAGTATTTCCGGTACGCCATCGGGCTGTCGGCCCTGATGTTCGTTGCCCTCGCTTTCGCGGAAGGAGGCGTGGCACTCTTACCCTTGGCGATGGTCCTGGCCATCATGGAATTGGCTGTCAGTTTTGATAACGCCATCGTCAACGCCAAGGTGATGGAGCGGATGTCACCGTTCTGGCGGCAGGCTTTCATCACGGTCGGCATCTTCATCGCTGTCTTCGGGATGCGCTTCTATCTACCCATCCAGATCGTCAGCTGGCTCGGTGGCCTTTCCCTGTCAGAGGCCTCGCGCTTGGCCTACGCCGATCCGGGACGGTTCGCGCAGATCCTGATCTCCAGTCACGCGATCGTATCGGGCTTCGGCGGCGCGTTCCTGATGATGATCTTCCTGAAATTCTTCATCGACTCCGAGCGCGAGGGGAATTGGCTCCCAGGGGTCGAGTCCGTGCTGGGCCATCTCGGCCATCTGGAAGGCATTCAGATTCTGATCACGGGCGTGGCGGCCGGCTTCACTGCCTACCTGATGCCCGAGGGGAAGGGGGTCGCGTTCTTCGTTGCCGCGATGGCCGGCATCGGGACACACATCACCGTCGACCTCATCAAGGAAGGCCTTGAGGCAATCGACCTTCGTATGCAGGAGAGGTCGGGTGCCACTGGCGGACAGGCCCTGGCGACAGGCGGCCTCGGCATGTTCCTTTACCTGGAAATTTTCGATGCCAGCATGTCGTTCGATGGCGTGATCGCCGCCTTCGCCATCACGAACAACATTCTCGTCGTGGCTGTGGGGCTTGGCGTCGGTGCGGTTTTCGTACGCTCACTGACGCTTCTGTTCTTCGACACCAAGTCGCTGGCAGAGTACCGCTACTTGGAGCCGGGCGCGTTCTGGGCGATTGGAGGCTTGTCCGCCTTCATGTTCATCGCCGCCGTGACGCACGTGCCGGAGTGGCTGATCTCTGCCTATGGTGGTGCTGTCATCGTGATCGCCTTCATCCACAGCGTCGTTGCCAATCGCGGAGACTCCGCTCGAAATGCCGGTCTGGGCCTATCGGAAGCCGTCGAACGAAAGATCGGATCTCCGGAAGCCAGCCGGGCCTCGGCGTAG